The following is a genomic window from Flavobacteriales bacterium.
GCCACTCCGTACGAGGGAGGAGCAATGGCCATATCCATGTTGATATAGGTGAGGGTATCCATCCACCGATCGTGCCGTGGCACAACAAGCGGGTCGCTAAAATCATCGTAGAACGGAAGGTCCAGCGTGTCGACCGAAGCCGCACTTCGGGCCACGAGGCCCTTATATTTATCGGCATGCGCTTCGAGCACGGGATTCGTACTCAAGGGCGCCAACAATTCCTGGGCGAGGGTGCCAAATGGCGCTAAAAACAACAGAGCCGCAAAGGCCTTACTCCACAATTTCATTCCGCAGCGTATCGGGTTCTGTGATGAATAACGTATCGGCAGGGATTTTCGTATTGTCTTCGGTAAACCAAAGGTCGACGGACATCCCCAATCGAATGAAAGGTCGCGGATTCGGATCGGGATACTGGCGGTATACACGCGCCATGGACGAATCTTCGACCGTTTCGTCGTAGCTCAAGGCCCCTACGTTCAAGCTCAGTTCTTTCAGGCGCACTTCCGCTTCGTCGAGCGTAAGCCCCGGCAACCGGGGCACCGAGATCTTTTGATCGCTCAATCCATCGCCTAACACCAAGTCGATAACGGCTTGTTTGGGCAAGGCCGAACCGGGCTTTACTTCGCGACCGTTGTATTTGACTCCGACCACGACATCGCGAGCCATATCCGGCACGAATTCGAGTTCGCCGACCCGAAAACCGTAGGTCTCGAGGTACGATATAGCTTGACGTTTGGATCGGTCGATGAGGTTGGGTAGGATCACCTTCTGAATGCTCCGAGGGTTCACGGTCAAAAAAATAGTTCGGCCCCGTTTTACGGCGCTCCCGCTCTGCGGAATTTGCCCCACCACGGCTCCGCGCGGATACTCCGGATTGAATTCCGCTGAATCGATCACGGCGAAATTCAGCTCGATCGGCTTCAACTTTTCGCCGGCCTCTTCCAGTGTAAAGCTCAGCAAATCGGGCACTACGACCGTTTCATCGTGCTGAGTATAGCTACCCAACCACCAATTCAGGACAAAAAAGCCCACGAGCAGCAACAGCGCATAAGCGATAGCATGACGCCAAAAAACCTTTGATTTGATAAATTTAATAACGGATTCCATACCCTTCAGATCGGCGCAAAGATAAGATTTTGACCGTGGTAGCGTTTAAAATCTGCACTACCTTTAGCCCCTATGAACACC
Proteins encoded in this region:
- a CDS encoding PASTA domain-containing protein, which codes for MESVIKFIKSKVFWRHAIAYALLLLVGFFVLNWWLGSYTQHDETVVVPDLLSFTLEEAGEKLKPIELNFAVIDSAEFNPEYPRGAVVGQIPQSGSAVKRGRTIFLTVNPRSIQKVILPNLIDRSKRQAISYLETYGFRVGELEFVPDMARDVVVGVKYNGREVKPGSALPKQAVIDLVLGDGLSDQKISVPRLPGLTLDEAEVRLKELSLNVGALSYDETVEDSSMARVYRQYPDPNPRPFIRLGMSVDLWFTEDNTKIPADTLFITEPDTLRNEIVE